From a single Nicotiana tabacum cultivar K326 chromosome 8, ASM71507v2, whole genome shotgun sequence genomic region:
- the LOC107799237 gene encoding uncharacterized protein LOC107799237 isoform X1 — MCALRVSTMAASGLASLPILRRVLPSLLSSRPTHAVKEIFYDRTLILRAPLRSSAFGICDLPQAIKGDTDVLLKGLGDKNTIEDVKRIVELAKRASLRREVLHTDFLTPPVLKESMLVLERLADVKIVAQGGYPEAECCRLSVGHPDALTSDPDIVSALSISGNFSFQPCSHGDFLGAILGTGIVRNKLGDILLQGEKGAHVLVVPELSDFILSALDKVGNVSVSCKKIPLLALEYEPPRTKSLKSVEASLRLDAVASAGFKVSRTKMASLISNGDVRVNWTTVIKSNTTIKTGDIISVSGEGRLKIGEINSTRKGKFAVELIRYL; from the exons ATGTGCGCACTACGAGTGTCGACCATGGCTGCCAGTGGCTTAGCCTCACTTCCGATTCTCAGAAGAGTACTTCCGTCACTCCTATCTTCTCGTCCCACTCATGCCGTCAAAGAGATCTTTTACGATAGAACCCTCATCCTACGAGCACCTCTGCGCTCCTCAG CTTTTGGAATATGCGACCTACCACAGGCTATTAAGGGTGATACAGATGTTTTACTGAAAGGATTGGGAGACAAGAACACCATTGAAGATGTGAAACGTATTGTTGAACTG GCGAAACGGGCATCATTGAGACGAGAAGTTTTACATACTGACTTTCTGACCCCACCTGTTCTGAAAGAGTCAATGCTAGTCTTAGAAAGGTTAGCCGACGTTAAGATCGTTGCACAAGGAGGATACCCAGAG GCTGAATGTTGCCGTCTCTCAGTTGGACATCCAGATGCATTAACAAGTGATCCAGATATTGTCTCAGCCTTGAG TATTTCAGGGAACTTTTCATTTCAACCTTGTTCTCACGGTGATTTCCTTGGTGCAATCCTTGGTACGGGGATAGTAAGGAATAAGCTGGGAGATATACTCTTGCAG GGTGAAAAGGGAGCTCATGTTCTTGTTGTTCCAGAACTTTCTGACTTCATTTTATCAGCATTGGACAAG GTTGGAAATGTTTCTGTCTCTTGCAAGAAGATTCCATTGCTAGCCCTTGAATATGAACCACCAAG GACCAAGTCCTTAAAATCCGTTGAGGCATCACTGAGACTTGATGCCGTAGCTAGTGCAGGATTCAAAGTGTCACGAACCAAAATGGCCAGTTTGATTAG TAATGGAGATGTTCGTGTCAATTGGACAACTGTGATAAAAAGCAATACTACCATTAAGACCGGAGATATCATATCAGTTAGTGGAGAAGGCAGACTTAAG ATAGGAGAAATTAACTCAACAAGGAAGGGAAAGTTTGCAGTTGAGCTCATTCGGTATTTGTAA
- the LOC107799237 gene encoding uncharacterized protein LOC107799237 isoform X2, whose amino-acid sequence MCALRVSTMAASGLASLPILRRVLPSLLSSRPTHAVKEIFYDRTLILRAPLRSSAFGICDLPQAIKGDTDVLLKGLGDKNTIEDVKRIVELAKRASLRREVLHTDFLTPPVLKESMLVLERLADVKIVAQGGYPEAECCRLSVGHPDALTSDPDIVSALSISGNFSFQPCSHGDFLGAILGTGIVRNKLGDILLQGEKGAHVLVVPELSDFILSALDKVGNVSVSCKKIPLLALEYEPPRTKSLKSVEASLRLDAVASAGFKVSRTKMASLISNGDVRVNWTTVIKSNTTIKTGDIISVSGEGRLKMRYTRSTSLKLDVKPR is encoded by the exons ATGTGCGCACTACGAGTGTCGACCATGGCTGCCAGTGGCTTAGCCTCACTTCCGATTCTCAGAAGAGTACTTCCGTCACTCCTATCTTCTCGTCCCACTCATGCCGTCAAAGAGATCTTTTACGATAGAACCCTCATCCTACGAGCACCTCTGCGCTCCTCAG CTTTTGGAATATGCGACCTACCACAGGCTATTAAGGGTGATACAGATGTTTTACTGAAAGGATTGGGAGACAAGAACACCATTGAAGATGTGAAACGTATTGTTGAACTG GCGAAACGGGCATCATTGAGACGAGAAGTTTTACATACTGACTTTCTGACCCCACCTGTTCTGAAAGAGTCAATGCTAGTCTTAGAAAGGTTAGCCGACGTTAAGATCGTTGCACAAGGAGGATACCCAGAG GCTGAATGTTGCCGTCTCTCAGTTGGACATCCAGATGCATTAACAAGTGATCCAGATATTGTCTCAGCCTTGAG TATTTCAGGGAACTTTTCATTTCAACCTTGTTCTCACGGTGATTTCCTTGGTGCAATCCTTGGTACGGGGATAGTAAGGAATAAGCTGGGAGATATACTCTTGCAG GGTGAAAAGGGAGCTCATGTTCTTGTTGTTCCAGAACTTTCTGACTTCATTTTATCAGCATTGGACAAG GTTGGAAATGTTTCTGTCTCTTGCAAGAAGATTCCATTGCTAGCCCTTGAATATGAACCACCAAG GACCAAGTCCTTAAAATCCGTTGAGGCATCACTGAGACTTGATGCCGTAGCTAGTGCAGGATTCAAAGTGTCACGAACCAAAATGGCCAGTTTGATTAG TAATGGAGATGTTCGTGTCAATTGGACAACTGTGATAAAAAGCAATACTACCATTAAGACCGGAGATATCATATCAGTTAGTGGAGAAGGCAGACTTAAG ATGCGGTACACACGCAGTACTTCTTTGAAGTTGGATGTTAAACCAAG ATAG
- the LOC107799237 gene encoding uncharacterized protein LOC107799237 isoform X3: MCALRVSTMAASGLASLPILRRVLPSLLSSRPTHAVKEIFYDRTLILRAPLRSSAFGICDLPQAIKGDTDVLLKGLGDKNTIEDVKRIVELAKRASLRREVLHTDFLTPPVLKESMLVLERLADVKIVAQGGYPEAECCRLSVGHPDALTSDPDIVSALSISGNFSFQPCSHGDFLGAILGTGIVRNKLGDILLQGEKGAHVLVVPELSDFILSALDKVGNVSVSCKKIPLLALEYEPPRTKSLKSVEASLRLDAVASAGFKVSRTKMASLISNGDVRVNWTTVIKSNTTIKTGDIISVSGEGRLKVHYE; this comes from the exons ATGTGCGCACTACGAGTGTCGACCATGGCTGCCAGTGGCTTAGCCTCACTTCCGATTCTCAGAAGAGTACTTCCGTCACTCCTATCTTCTCGTCCCACTCATGCCGTCAAAGAGATCTTTTACGATAGAACCCTCATCCTACGAGCACCTCTGCGCTCCTCAG CTTTTGGAATATGCGACCTACCACAGGCTATTAAGGGTGATACAGATGTTTTACTGAAAGGATTGGGAGACAAGAACACCATTGAAGATGTGAAACGTATTGTTGAACTG GCGAAACGGGCATCATTGAGACGAGAAGTTTTACATACTGACTTTCTGACCCCACCTGTTCTGAAAGAGTCAATGCTAGTCTTAGAAAGGTTAGCCGACGTTAAGATCGTTGCACAAGGAGGATACCCAGAG GCTGAATGTTGCCGTCTCTCAGTTGGACATCCAGATGCATTAACAAGTGATCCAGATATTGTCTCAGCCTTGAG TATTTCAGGGAACTTTTCATTTCAACCTTGTTCTCACGGTGATTTCCTTGGTGCAATCCTTGGTACGGGGATAGTAAGGAATAAGCTGGGAGATATACTCTTGCAG GGTGAAAAGGGAGCTCATGTTCTTGTTGTTCCAGAACTTTCTGACTTCATTTTATCAGCATTGGACAAG GTTGGAAATGTTTCTGTCTCTTGCAAGAAGATTCCATTGCTAGCCCTTGAATATGAACCACCAAG GACCAAGTCCTTAAAATCCGTTGAGGCATCACTGAGACTTGATGCCGTAGCTAGTGCAGGATTCAAAGTGTCACGAACCAAAATGGCCAGTTTGATTAG TAATGGAGATGTTCGTGTCAATTGGACAACTGTGATAAAAAGCAATACTACCATTAAGACCGGAGATATCATATCAGTTAGTGGAGAAGGCAGACTTAAG GTACACTATGAGTAG
- the LOC107829635 gene encoding proton pump-interactor 1 isoform X2, with the protein MGRDMESQLAHVSVETGTEQKNLPKENKKKNHGVGVNETIKFRSHGSQETNKEAGKNVPVSSLRKDAVDDWPAPKQIHSFYIVRYRRFEDQKLKAKFDLAEKELQKMNKARSQVIEKLKAIRAERSKLIEQRKSVSAENQEFWAVIGEKRKEMEPLQDALGKLRGPRKAGREGGSSLCSSEEELDDLIKSLQYRIQHESITLTEEKQILREIKRLEGTRGEVRDHMAMRAQIQDSIGEKETIQKQVKAISGNLDGVRKEQQVVKAKLKQLDDQLDANTSQIKLLDEELKEITKKRDTAFAHVLELRKHREEGNAPFYQNNALLQKAKLLADKKDVEALKELSLTEVDKFISLWSGSKPFRDDYERRILTSLDIRQLSQDGRMRNPDEKPLVLPAAQTVSQSEIVERTNTKPLKEESAPPAQKVQKEKNNKQPKEASSKVTESTTKKYIFDIEEEIHGLEKQPKDMTSKKEVDEAKLREMKREEEIAKNKKAMERKKKLAEKAAAKAAIKAQKEAERKLKEREKKAKKKTGASVPAEESTEEPTEAAAEVAEEEKAEEKVETSVAPKVKAPKENTIRSRSKRAKGMDIPKTILKRKKAMNYWLWAAPAALVVPLLLVAYKYIL; encoded by the exons ATGGGTAGAGACATGGAATCTCAGTTAGCTCATGTTTCAGTTGAAACTGGAACTGAACAGAAAAACCTTCcgaaggaaaacaaaaaaaagaatcatGGTGTAGGGGTTAATGAGACTATAAAATTTCGCTCGCATGGTTCTCAAGAAACAAATAAGGAGGCGGGGAAAAATGTTCCTGTGAGCAGCCTCCGGAAGGATGCAGTTGACGACTGGCCTGCACCTAAGCAGATACATTCTTTCTATATTGTTAGATATCGAAGATTTGAAGACCAAAAACTCAAGGCCAAATTTGATCTGGCAGAAAAAGAGCTACAGAAAATGAACAAAGCAAGATCTCAGGTTATTGAAAAATTGAAGGCCATAAGG GCAGAACGATCAAAATTGATAGAACAAAGGAAATCTGTGAGTGCTGAGAATCAGGAGTTTTGGGCAGTAATTGgtgagaaaagaaaggaaatggaacCTCTGCAGGATGCCCTGGGCAAGCTCCGCGGTCCTAGGAAAGCCGGCAGAGAAGGGGGTTCTAGTCTGTGTTCATCCGAGGAGGAGCTTGACGATCTC ATTAAGAGTCTGCAGTACCGTATTCAGCATGAAAGCATTACTCTGACTGAAGAGAAACAAATTCTGCGAGAAATTAAACGACTTGAAGGAACAAGGGGAGAGGTAAGAGACCATATGGCTATGAGGGCACAAATTCAAGATTCGATTGGTGAAAAAGAAACAATACAAAAGCAGGTTAAG GCTATAAGTGGTAACCTTGACGGGGTTCGTAAGGAGCAACAGGTTGTTAAGGCCAAGCTTAAGCAACTAGATGATCAACTCGATGCCAATACCAGTCAGATTAAGTTATTGGATGAGGAATTGAAGGAAATAACAAAGAAGAGGGACACAGCTTTTGCACATGTTCTGGAATTAAGAAAACACCGTGAAGAAGGG AATGCTCCTTTCTACCAAAACAATGCACTGTTGCAAAAAGCAAAATTGCTAGCAGATAAGAAGGATGTTGAAGCCCTTAAAGAACTCTCACTTACAGAG GTCGATAAATTCATTTCCCTATGGAGTGGCAGTAAGCCCTTTAGGGATGATTATGAGAGGAGAATTTTAACATCACTTGATATTAGGCAGTTGAGCCAAGATGGCAGGATGAGGAACCCTGACGAAAAGCCTCTAGTATTACCAGCGGCACAGACTGTTTCCCAATCTGAGATTGTTGAAAGAACTAATACGAAACCATTAAAGGAAGAATCAGCGCCTCCTGCTCAGAAAGTACAGAAAGAGAAGAACAACAAGCAGCCaaaagaagcaagtagcaaagtTACAGAAAGTACCACGAAAAAGTACATCTTTGATATCGAAGAGGAAATCCATGGTTTAGAAAAGCAACCCAAGGATATGACTTCCAAGAAGGAAGTTGATGAAGCGAAATTGAGGGAGATGAAGAGAGAGGAAGAAATAGCAAAAAATAAGAAGGCAatggagaggaagaagaagttGGCCGAGAAAGCAGCTGCCAAAGCAGCAATAAAAGCTCAAAAAGAAGCTGAAAGGAAGCTCA AGGAACGTGAGAAGAAGGCGAAGAAGAAAACTGGAGCATCTGTTCCTGCTGAAGAATCTACTGAGGAACCAACTGAAGCAGCTGCGGAAGTTGCTGAGGAAGAGAAGGCGGAGGAAAAGGTTGAAACATCGGTTGCACCTAAGGTTAAGGCACCGAAAGAGAATACTATCAGGAGCCGATCAAAGCGTGCAAAAGGCATGGATATTCCTAAAACTATACTGAAGCGGAAAAAGGCGATGAACTATTGGCTATGGGCTGCTCCTGCTGCTCTTGTAGTTCCACTACTACTAGTAGCATACAAGTATATTCTCTAG
- the LOC107829635 gene encoding proton pump-interactor 1 isoform X1: MGRDMESQLAHVSVETGTEQKNLPKENKKKNHGVGVNETIKFRSHGSQETNKEAGKNVPVSSLRKDAVDDWPAPKQIHSFYIVRYRRFEDQKLKAKFDLAEKELQKMNKARSQVIEKLKAIRAERSKLIEQRKSVSAENQEFWAVIGEKRKEMEPLQDALGKLRGPRKAGREGGSSLCSSEEELDDLIKSLQYRIQHESITLTEEKQILREIKRLEGTRGEVRDHMAMRAQIQDSIGEKETIQKQVKAISGNLDGVRKEQQVVKAKLKQLDDQLDANTSQIKLLDEELKEITKKRDTAFAHVLELRKHREEGNAPFYQNNALLQKAKLLADKKDVEALKELSLTEVDKFISLWSGSKPFRDDYERRILTSLDIRQLSQDGRMRNPDEKPLVLPAAQTVSQSEIVERTNTKPLKEESAPPAQKVQKEKNNKQPKEASSKVTESTTKKYIFDIEEEIHGLEKQPKDMTSKKEVDEAKLREMKREEEIAKNKKAMERKKKLAEKAAAKAAIKAQKEAERKLKEIILIILSFLSCFML, translated from the exons ATGGGTAGAGACATGGAATCTCAGTTAGCTCATGTTTCAGTTGAAACTGGAACTGAACAGAAAAACCTTCcgaaggaaaacaaaaaaaagaatcatGGTGTAGGGGTTAATGAGACTATAAAATTTCGCTCGCATGGTTCTCAAGAAACAAATAAGGAGGCGGGGAAAAATGTTCCTGTGAGCAGCCTCCGGAAGGATGCAGTTGACGACTGGCCTGCACCTAAGCAGATACATTCTTTCTATATTGTTAGATATCGAAGATTTGAAGACCAAAAACTCAAGGCCAAATTTGATCTGGCAGAAAAAGAGCTACAGAAAATGAACAAAGCAAGATCTCAGGTTATTGAAAAATTGAAGGCCATAAGG GCAGAACGATCAAAATTGATAGAACAAAGGAAATCTGTGAGTGCTGAGAATCAGGAGTTTTGGGCAGTAATTGgtgagaaaagaaaggaaatggaacCTCTGCAGGATGCCCTGGGCAAGCTCCGCGGTCCTAGGAAAGCCGGCAGAGAAGGGGGTTCTAGTCTGTGTTCATCCGAGGAGGAGCTTGACGATCTC ATTAAGAGTCTGCAGTACCGTATTCAGCATGAAAGCATTACTCTGACTGAAGAGAAACAAATTCTGCGAGAAATTAAACGACTTGAAGGAACAAGGGGAGAGGTAAGAGACCATATGGCTATGAGGGCACAAATTCAAGATTCGATTGGTGAAAAAGAAACAATACAAAAGCAGGTTAAG GCTATAAGTGGTAACCTTGACGGGGTTCGTAAGGAGCAACAGGTTGTTAAGGCCAAGCTTAAGCAACTAGATGATCAACTCGATGCCAATACCAGTCAGATTAAGTTATTGGATGAGGAATTGAAGGAAATAACAAAGAAGAGGGACACAGCTTTTGCACATGTTCTGGAATTAAGAAAACACCGTGAAGAAGGG AATGCTCCTTTCTACCAAAACAATGCACTGTTGCAAAAAGCAAAATTGCTAGCAGATAAGAAGGATGTTGAAGCCCTTAAAGAACTCTCACTTACAGAG GTCGATAAATTCATTTCCCTATGGAGTGGCAGTAAGCCCTTTAGGGATGATTATGAGAGGAGAATTTTAACATCACTTGATATTAGGCAGTTGAGCCAAGATGGCAGGATGAGGAACCCTGACGAAAAGCCTCTAGTATTACCAGCGGCACAGACTGTTTCCCAATCTGAGATTGTTGAAAGAACTAATACGAAACCATTAAAGGAAGAATCAGCGCCTCCTGCTCAGAAAGTACAGAAAGAGAAGAACAACAAGCAGCCaaaagaagcaagtagcaaagtTACAGAAAGTACCACGAAAAAGTACATCTTTGATATCGAAGAGGAAATCCATGGTTTAGAAAAGCAACCCAAGGATATGACTTCCAAGAAGGAAGTTGATGAAGCGAAATTGAGGGAGATGAAGAGAGAGGAAGAAATAGCAAAAAATAAGAAGGCAatggagaggaagaagaagttGGCCGAGAAAGCAGCTGCCAAAGCAGCAATAAAAGCTCAAAAAGAAGCTGAAAGGAAGCTCAAGGAAATTATCCTTATCATTCTATCATTTCTCTCTTGTTTTATGTTGTAG